One Lactobacillus crispatus DNA segment encodes these proteins:
- a CDS encoding DUF3021 family protein: MKIWHKILDFFVTGMGFGAITCLLILGIVSNSVGEINIPLMSVIVVFICSGLIGELSFLFDTNLSYLIALLLHLIGTFTLFSIMMLFNHWLIDWQTLCIFIFVYIIIWIVIRLTQEKDIQKINRQIKKRNGKDE; this comes from the coding sequence ATGAAAATTTGGCATAAAATTTTAGATTTTTTTGTAACTGGAATGGGATTTGGTGCAATTACTTGCTTGCTTATTTTAGGAATAGTATCAAATAGTGTAGGTGAAATTAATATCCCATTAATGAGCGTAATTGTTGTTTTCATTTGTAGTGGTTTGATTGGTGAATTGAGTTTTCTATTTGATACTAACCTGTCATATTTAATTGCGTTGTTGTTACATTTAATTGGTACATTTACGTTGTTTTCTATTATGATGCTTTTCAATCATTGGCTTATAGATTGGCAAACTTTATGTATCTTCATTTTTGTATATATCATAATTTGGATTGTGATTAGATTGACGCAAGAAAAAGATATTCAAAAAATTAATCGTCAGATTAAAAAGCGGAATGGTAAAGATGAATAA
- a CDS encoding LytTR family DNA-binding domain-containing protein, with product MNVEFQSDSNLKKDQIKIKVISLEETAEVKKLLAYIQDFGKKVDSILPVKTEDRILTIKIEEIIKVEVEKTELTFYTKSAVIKTTGRLYQVLEKLNNDFVQVSKHGIINLNYLEALEAGFTGNMIAKLAFKQKTDVSRRYLPELEKKLGL from the coding sequence GTGAATGTAGAATTTCAGTCAGATTCTAATTTGAAAAAAGATCAAATTAAGATCAAAGTAATTTCTTTAGAGGAAACAGCAGAAGTAAAAAAATTATTGGCTTATATTCAAGATTTTGGTAAAAAGGTAGATTCAATTCTGCCGGTAAAAACTGAAGATCGGATTTTAACTATTAAAATTGAAGAAATTATCAAAGTTGAGGTTGAAAAAACAGAATTAACTTTTTATACTAAAAGTGCTGTCATTAAAACTACAGGTCGCTTATATCAAGTTTTAGAGAAATTAAATAATGACTTTGTACAGGTATCAAAACATGGGATTATTAATTTGAATTATCTTGAAGCACTCGAGGCGGGATTTACGGGCAATATGATTGCAAAACTGGCTTTTAAACAGAAGACTGATGTTTCAAGAAGATATTTACCTGAATTAGAAAAGAAACTGGGATTATAA
- a CDS encoding ABC transporter permease translates to MFALMKRNIKIYFANKPGVVMSCFGALISFVIYIGFLQQNLVDSWQNVSHAKQLLDLWMLGGIVSIAGITTSFQALGQMVKDRESRAIDDMKLTNLTPISESMAYVGSALIISFLMQVITFLVMEIYFSVVDKVNIQSTVYWSALGFMLLGAIGATLLNLVIVLFINSSTTFSRLSAVIGAAAGFMVATYMPYGTLSKTAQNIVKLFPSSYEAASFRSLLLNKLSQEDVPDEMRQKLIEYLGIHFKFGSHQLTNGDNVLVIIAMSLLLTVIVICLAVMLDRRKN, encoded by the coding sequence ATGTTCGCCTTAATGAAGAGAAATATCAAAATTTATTTTGCTAATAAACCAGGTGTAGTAATGTCATGTTTTGGTGCACTAATTTCATTTGTAATTTATATTGGATTTTTACAACAAAATCTTGTTGATTCTTGGCAAAATGTTAGTCATGCAAAACAATTATTGGACCTCTGGATGCTTGGCGGTATTGTTTCAATTGCAGGCATTACTACTTCGTTTCAAGCACTTGGTCAAATGGTGAAGGATAGGGAAAGCCGAGCAATTGATGATATGAAGTTAACGAATTTAACTCCAATTAGTGAAAGCATGGCCTACGTAGGTTCAGCATTAATAATAAGCTTCTTGATGCAGGTTATTACTTTTCTAGTGATGGAAATTTACTTTTCAGTGGTTGATAAGGTGAATATTCAATCAACTGTATATTGGTCAGCATTAGGTTTTATGTTATTAGGTGCAATTGGCGCAACTTTATTAAACTTAGTTATCGTTTTATTTATCAATTCTTCAACAACGTTTAGTCGTTTGTCGGCGGTAATTGGAGCAGCAGCTGGATTTATGGTTGCAACTTACATGCCTTATGGAACTTTATCAAAAACTGCGCAAAATATAGTAAAATTGTTTCCAAGTAGTTATGAAGCGGCAAGTTTTAGAAGCTTGCTCTTAAATAAATTAAGTCAGGAAGATGTTCCAGATGAAATGCGTCAAAAATTGATTGAATATTTAGGGATTCATTTTAAATTTGGGTCTCATCAATTAACTAACGGGGATAATGTATTGGTAATAATAGCTATGTCACTCTTATTGACAGTTATAGTAATATGTCTCGCAGTCATGCTTGATAGAAGGAAGAACTAA
- a CDS encoding ABC transporter ATP-binding protein: MLIETFNLTKKYGKKLALNKVNLKTNRGQLVAYLGTNGAGKSTTINILIGLLKPTSGTITYAKDLKIGVVFQNSVLDDVLTVKDNLYLRARMYKTFSKEWLEKLIGLIGIRSFLNQKYGTLSGGQKRRVDIARALIDHPDILFLDEPTTGLDLQTRIVIWDLLQKLQKEQGLTIFLTTHYLEEAENADQMYILENGNVLAEGSAEEIKEMYAPNRLLIRLKQGQTFSTNFKQISKSDDQIEIDGLNSNQVIDLLHKFEDKIDTFEYRKGSIDDAFIKIAGKELQ, encoded by the coding sequence ATGTTAATTGAAACTTTTAATCTAACTAAAAAATATGGTAAGAAGTTAGCTTTGAACAAGGTTAATTTGAAGACTAATCGTGGACAGTTGGTAGCTTATTTGGGCACGAATGGTGCAGGTAAATCTACTACTATTAACATCCTGATTGGCCTATTGAAACCAACTAGTGGCACTATCACGTATGCTAAGGATCTAAAAATCGGGGTAGTCTTTCAGAATAGTGTTTTAGATGATGTATTGACTGTCAAAGATAATCTATATTTAAGGGCAAGGATGTACAAAACTTTTTCTAAAGAGTGGTTAGAAAAATTGATTGGGTTGATTGGTATTAGAAGTTTCCTCAATCAAAAATACGGTACTTTGTCTGGTGGGCAAAAAAGAAGAGTGGATATTGCTAGAGCGTTAATTGATCATCCAGATATCTTATTTTTGGATGAACCAACAACAGGGTTAGATTTACAAACAAGAATTGTTATCTGGGATTTATTGCAAAAGCTTCAAAAAGAACAGGGGCTGACTATTTTCTTAACTACGCACTATTTAGAGGAAGCCGAAAATGCTGATCAGATGTATATTTTGGAAAATGGCAATGTCTTAGCAGAAGGCTCTGCAGAAGAAATTAAAGAGATGTATGCACCCAATCGGCTGCTAATTCGCCTAAAACAAGGGCAAACTTTTTCTACTAATTTTAAACAAATTTCTAAGTCAGATGATCAAATTGAAATCGATGGGCTTAATAGTAATCAGGTCATAGACCTTTTACATAAGTTTGAAGATAAGATTGATACATTTGAATATCGAAAAGGGTCAATTGATGATGCATTTATCAAGATTGCTGGAAAGGAGCTTCAATAA
- a CDS encoding MerR family transcriptional regulator: protein MKSKKIMHDIFKNLEIGIGEVSKLTGVSQRQLRYWETKGYIKPISDDQSGVRRYNLATLYLIVFIKEQLDEGFTLSAAFEHSKDIRLKSRIVHQFFRETFDDVKVTDSTKGYGEIDLGEFQAEDGSMHHFKGVVDEKGQYVKMDE, encoded by the coding sequence ATGAAATCTAAAAAAATTATGCATGACATTTTTAAAAATTTAGAAATTGGAATCGGTGAAGTTAGTAAATTGACTGGTGTTTCTCAAAGGCAATTGCGCTATTGGGAAACTAAGGGCTACATTAAGCCGATTTCAGATGATCAAAGTGGTGTGCGCCGCTATAATTTAGCGACCTTGTATCTAATTGTTTTTATCAAGGAACAATTAGATGAGGGCTTTACGTTGTCTGCAGCCTTTGAGCATTCAAAGGATATACGGTTGAAGAGTAGAATTGTTCATCAATTTTTCAGAGAAACTTTTGATGATGTTAAGGTTACTGATTCTACAAAGGGCTATGGGGAAATTGACTTAGGTGAATTTCAGGCTGAAGATGGCAGCATGCACCATTTCAAAGGTGTTGTAGATGAAAAAGGACAATACGTTAAGATGGATGAATAA
- a CDS encoding MDR family MFS transporter, whose translation MNKQPTDIHGKAYNRNLLVLVLIIGSFCTVLNGTLLSTALPSIMRSFNISTATAEWLSTAFLLVNGVMIPISAWLINRFGSRKMYLSAMSIFFIGTVIAAIAPNFGTLLAGRIIQGLGVGVTMPLLQTIMLSIFPANKRGAAMGTVGIVIGLAPAIGPTLSGWIVDNLSWRYLFSIIAPIAGIVIILAFFLIKDVLPTKKEKIDVWSVTTSTLGFGSLLYGFSEAGNKGWTNPEILGFIGFGIIFVILFGIRQLKMDDPFLDITVFKHFEFSLAAALSGITNLAMVGIEMVLPLYIQNLRGVSAFHSDLMLLPGALMIGIMSPITGRLFDKYGARKMAITGMTLLTIGTIPFVFLTEQSSYTMIIILYAIRMVGVALVMMNVTTSGMNSLPLNKISHGTAVNNTFRQVLSSIGTAILVSVLTTTTNNNMPGKSLLHALPLEYKTRAISATLDGFHASFAMSILFSLIALVLAFFLKKGNRAREHQEKVDG comes from the coding sequence ATGAATAAGCAACCAACGGATATTCATGGAAAAGCTTATAATCGAAACCTACTAGTTTTAGTTTTAATTATAGGTTCTTTCTGTACTGTATTAAACGGAACACTGCTTTCAACAGCGCTTCCTTCAATTATGCGTTCATTTAACATCAGCACCGCAACTGCTGAATGGCTTTCAACAGCCTTTCTGTTAGTTAATGGTGTTATGATCCCAATTTCTGCATGGCTAATCAATCGCTTCGGTTCAAGAAAAATGTATTTGTCAGCCATGTCAATCTTCTTTATTGGAACAGTGATCGCCGCAATTGCACCCAACTTTGGCACCCTGCTTGCTGGGAGAATCATTCAAGGATTAGGCGTTGGCGTTACTATGCCACTTTTACAAACAATTATGCTTTCTATCTTCCCAGCTAATAAGCGTGGTGCAGCAATGGGAACTGTTGGGATTGTTATTGGCTTAGCACCGGCAATTGGACCAACATTATCTGGTTGGATTGTTGATAACCTTTCTTGGCGTTACCTCTTCAGCATCATTGCCCCAATTGCGGGAATAGTAATTATCTTAGCTTTCTTTTTAATTAAAGATGTTTTACCAACTAAGAAAGAAAAAATTGATGTTTGGTCAGTAACAACCTCTACTCTAGGCTTCGGAAGTCTGTTGTATGGTTTTTCAGAAGCTGGTAACAAAGGCTGGACCAATCCCGAGATTTTAGGATTTATTGGATTTGGAATTATATTTGTAATCCTATTCGGTATCCGCCAATTGAAAATGGATGACCCATTTTTGGACATTACCGTTTTTAAACACTTTGAATTTTCACTGGCAGCTGCCTTAAGTGGTATCACCAACTTAGCGATGGTCGGCATTGAAATGGTTTTACCATTATATATTCAAAATTTGCGTGGCGTTTCTGCCTTCCATTCAGATTTAATGTTACTACCTGGTGCATTGATGATTGGTATTATGTCGCCAATTACTGGCCGTTTATTCGACAAATATGGTGCACGTAAAATGGCAATTACTGGTATGACTTTGTTGACCATTGGAACCATTCCATTTGTCTTTTTAACTGAGCAAAGTTCGTACACGATGATTATCATTCTTTATGCAATCAGAATGGTCGGTGTAGCTTTGGTAATGATGAATGTTACTACATCTGGTATGAATTCTTTACCATTAAACAAGATTTCTCACGGTACTGCTGTTAACAACACTTTCAGACAGGTATTAAGTTCAATTGGTACTGCAATTTTGGTATCTGTTTTAACTACAACTACCAATAATAATATGCCTGGTAAAAGTTTACTTCATGCACTGCCACTTGAATACAAGACTAGAGCAATCAGTGCAACTTTAGACGGTTTTCATGCTTCATTTGCAATGAGTATCCTCTTCTCATTAATCGCATTAGTTCTTGCATTCTTCTTAAAGAAGGGCAATCGAGCACGTGAACATCAAGAAAAGGTGGATGGTTAA
- a CDS encoding DUF4811 domain-containing protein: protein MILLILIVAAIMFIYFNIIPGKRHTFIAWLSLIITILCVVGIVEHDYNHWGMKTKTTSSTNTLVSSATPRLPILLYQPLGNGTEKVYLYKTGQLQKKPKSIKLDKVSTKVKRNSQPKVTIKTTRYTYSNTFNQIMFGVFGHDKELKHREYIFSIPSNWKVMSVNDAKQLQKQMMKKQQFLKQKSAQ from the coding sequence ATGATACTTTTAATTCTAATCGTAGCTGCAATTATGTTTATTTACTTTAACATCATCCCTGGAAAAAGGCATACTTTTATTGCATGGCTATCATTAATCATAACAATTCTTTGTGTTGTCGGCATTGTAGAACATGATTATAATCACTGGGGAATGAAAACTAAAACAACCTCAAGCACTAACACTCTAGTTTCCAGTGCTACTCCTCGCCTGCCAATTTTGCTTTATCAGCCTTTAGGTAATGGAACTGAAAAAGTTTACCTTTATAAAACTGGTCAGCTTCAAAAGAAGCCAAAATCTATTAAATTAGATAAAGTATCGACAAAAGTAAAACGAAACAGCCAACCAAAAGTAACGATTAAGACTACTCGCTACACCTATAGCAATACCTTTAATCAAATAATGTTTGGCGTCTTTGGTCATGACAAGGAGTTAAAACACAGAGAATATATTTTTTCTATTCCCTCCAACTGGAAAGTAATGTCAGTTAACGATGCCAAGCAGTTGCAAAAACAAATGATGAAAAAACAGCAGTTTTTAAAACAAAAATCAGCCCAATAA
- a CDS encoding ABC transporter permease, with translation MKNVVVSNWSLVLAFALVLVSIGISAKEKLGLTKDILISVIRAIIQLVVIGYVLKFIFHVNALWLTLVSTIVIIFNASWNANQRDPNPGRNIWNSIIAEAVGTYVTLGILIFSGVIKPVPMQVIPITGMIAGNEMVAVGLCYKALNDSFNDLHQQVLEKLALGSDIKTASMSILRRSIKTAMQPTIDSAKTVGLVNLPGMMSGLIFSGVNPIYAIKYQIMITFMLLSATGLGAVISGYLAYKNYFNDRMQLK, from the coding sequence ATGAAAAATGTTGTAGTTAGCAACTGGTCGTTAGTATTAGCTTTTGCACTGGTGTTAGTTTCCATTGGAATTTCTGCGAAAGAAAAATTAGGACTAACCAAGGATATTTTAATTAGCGTGATTAGGGCGATAATTCAGTTAGTCGTAATCGGCTACGTTTTGAAGTTTATTTTTCATGTTAATGCCTTGTGGCTAACTTTGGTTTCAACTATTGTGATAATTTTTAATGCATCTTGGAATGCTAATCAGCGTGATCCTAATCCGGGGCGGAATATTTGGAATTCGATAATAGCCGAAGCGGTAGGGACTTACGTGACATTAGGAATTCTGATTTTTTCTGGCGTAATTAAACCAGTCCCTATGCAGGTCATTCCCATTACGGGGATGATTGCTGGAAATGAAATGGTGGCAGTTGGCTTATGCTATAAAGCGTTGAATGATAGCTTTAATGATCTGCATCAACAAGTTTTAGAAAAGTTGGCTTTGGGTAGTGATATTAAAACTGCATCGATGTCAATTTTAAGAAGGAGCATTAAGACTGCGATGCAGCCTACGATAGATTCGGCTAAAACTGTAGGATTAGTAAATTTGCCAGGAATGATGTCCGGCTTAATTTTTTCTGGTGTAAATCCCATTTATGCAATTAAGTATCAGATTATGATTACATTTATGTTGCTTTCTGCCACTGGCCTTGGAGCCGTGATTAGTGGCTATTTGGCTTATAAAAATTACTTTAATGATAGGATGCAATTGAAATAG
- a CDS encoding ABC transporter ATP-binding protein — protein MKILELKHIQYSADKKQILQDVSFKVNKGDFLTLIGPSGAGKSTILRLIANLISANSGDILYQEKNISSLNPVQYRREVSYCFQQPSLFGQTVRDNLIFPYEIRKVDVNDKQIADLLNQVDLSADFLDKKITALSGGEKQRVALIRNIIFLPKILLLDEVTTGLDNQSKDIVHNLIKDVSEKGVTIIQVTHDQSEIDEASNILRVKKGGIIE, from the coding sequence ATGAAAATATTAGAATTAAAACATATCCAATATAGTGCAGATAAAAAACAAATATTGCAAGATGTATCATTTAAGGTTAATAAAGGCGATTTTCTAACCTTAATTGGCCCATCAGGTGCAGGAAAAAGTACGATTTTACGATTGATTGCAAATTTAATTAGTGCTAATTCAGGCGATATTCTATATCAAGAAAAAAACATTAGCTCCTTAAATCCAGTTCAATATCGTAGAGAAGTTTCATATTGTTTTCAGCAGCCGTCTTTATTTGGGCAAACAGTAAGAGATAATTTGATTTTCCCGTATGAAATTAGAAAAGTAGATGTAAATGACAAGCAAATAGCTGATTTACTTAATCAAGTTGATCTCTCTGCTGATTTTTTAGATAAAAAGATTACTGCTTTATCAGGTGGTGAAAAGCAAAGAGTTGCGTTAATTCGAAACATAATATTTTTACCAAAGATATTGCTCTTAGATGAAGTAACTACCGGGCTTGATAATCAAAGTAAAGATATTGTACATAATTTGATTAAAGATGTTTCTGAGAAAGGCGTGACAATTATTCAAGTTACACATGATCAAAGTGAAATTGATGAAGCAAGCAATATTTTAAGAGTAAAAAAAGGCGGAATAATCGAATGA
- a CDS encoding IS256 family transposase has translation MNDFTKDFAQALFNPDKINDLLRKELQQAVNNLLEAELTAFLGYDPYARNGWNTGNSRNGAYFRKVDTQFGPIEVQVPRDRNGQFHQHTLPDYKQHSDVLESTIIKLYSKGVTTREIADLIEKMYGSHYSPAQVSNISKQMLPKIEAYHKRKLSDKFFCVYLDATYLPLRRETFEREAVYIAIGIKPNGHKEVIDYCIAPSENIEVWTEMLQNMKSRGLKQVELFLSDGVVGMKTALARTYPKAHFQRCLVHVMRNICAKVRVDDREKIMNEFKQIHQQTSKKEAAAVLHKFYAKWNKAYSHVIKGLKEIEPDLLVFYNYPKQIRASIYSTNMIESFNNVIKRKAKPKAEFPTEQSLDAFIGIQAMSYNDRYFNRIHKGFGQVQDTLESYFD, from the coding sequence ATGAATGATTTTACCAAAGATTTTGCTCAAGCTCTATTCAATCCAGACAAAATAAATGATTTATTGCGCAAAGAGCTACAACAGGCTGTTAATAACTTGCTAGAAGCTGAGTTGACTGCCTTTCTAGGCTATGATCCCTATGCCAGAAATGGCTGGAATACTGGCAATTCTAGAAATGGTGCTTATTTCCGCAAGGTTGATACCCAGTTTGGACCAATTGAAGTGCAAGTGCCTCGAGACCGCAACGGTCAGTTTCATCAGCACACGCTGCCTGACTACAAGCAGCACTCTGATGTTTTGGAAAGCACGATTATCAAGCTATACTCCAAAGGCGTAACTACCAGAGAAATCGCTGACTTGATTGAGAAAATGTATGGCAGTCATTATAGTCCAGCTCAAGTATCAAATATTTCCAAGCAGATGCTCCCCAAGATTGAGGCTTATCACAAGCGCAAGCTAAGCGACAAGTTTTTCTGTGTCTATTTGGATGCGACATACCTTCCTTTGCGCCGAGAAACGTTTGAGCGTGAAGCAGTATATATTGCCATTGGCATTAAACCTAATGGACATAAGGAAGTCATTGACTACTGCATTGCTCCTAGTGAGAACATTGAAGTTTGGACAGAGATGCTTCAAAACATGAAGTCCAGAGGCTTGAAGCAAGTTGAGCTTTTTCTTTCTGATGGTGTTGTTGGCATGAAAACAGCCTTGGCCAGGACTTATCCTAAAGCTCATTTTCAACGCTGCCTGGTTCATGTCATGCGCAATATCTGCGCTAAAGTACGCGTCGACGATCGTGAAAAGATCATGAACGAATTCAAGCAGATACATCAACAGACAAGCAAAAAAGAAGCTGCAGCTGTCTTGCACAAATTCTATGCCAAATGGAATAAAGCTTATAGCCATGTCATCAAAGGTTTGAAGGAAATTGAGCCCGATCTGCTAGTCTTCTACAATTATCCCAAACAAATCAGAGCTTCAATTTATTCAACCAATATGATTGAATCCTTTAACAACGTCATCAAGCGTAAAGCTAAGCCTAAGGCAGAATTTCCAACTGAACAGTCGCTTGATGCATTTATTGGCATCCAGGCAATGAGCTACAATGACCGTTATTTCAATCGAATTCATAAAGGCTTTGGTCAGGTTCAGGACACCTTAGAATCCTACTTTGATTAA